The genomic DNA CATCAGGCGTACCTCAAAGGCATTGGCCATCTCCACAGAGTCCTCGCAGCGCTTCGAACGCGGAGTCGATCCCAACGGCGTGCTTTATGCCTCCGATCGCGCAGCGCAGCTAATGGCACAACTCTGCGGCGCGACAGTGGCCCGAGGCGTGGTGGACGTTTACCCGGCGCCCATTGAGCGTCGCAAACTCCAGCTTCGCGGCCAGCGCGTGCGCCAGGTGCTCGGGGCGGAGATACCGCTTCAGGAGTGTGCGACCATTCTTTCCGGACTTGGTGCGGAGGTGGAGGAAAGAGGCGACTCGTTGCACGTGCAGGTGCCCACCTACCGGCCTGACTTGGAGCGCGAGATCGACCTCATCGAAGAAGTCGCCAGAGTGTGGAGTTACGACCGCATCCCGGCGCGGGTGGTAGCTCCGGTTGATTCTTCCCGTCCGCAGGTCATTTCCGATGCCGTGGTGGAGAAGGGACGGGAGTGTCTGGTCGGTCTGGGGTACTACGAAGCGTGCACCGTCAGCCTGCTCAGTACGCGGCACGCAGCCCTGTTTGCCGAGGAGCAGGAGCTGGTGCGGCTCAAGAATCCTCTCACCGAAGAGTACTCAGCCTTGCGGCCGAGCATGATTCCTGGCCTTCTCCAGGTCTGCGCCCACAACCTCAACCGCGGCGTCACGAGCATCAGGGCCTTCGAAATTGGGCGCTGCTTCGGCGCAACCGGCGATGGTTACACCGAATGGAAAGCTTTGGGTATGGTTCTGGTTGGCCTTGTCCGCCCCCGCTCGTGGGCAGGCGAGCACCGAGAGGTAAACCTCTTCGACGTGAAAGGCCATTTGTCGGCGCTCTTCGAAACCTGGCGCCTCTCCGAAGTCGAGTTTGCGCCTGGCAAGTGGCAAGTCTGCACTAAGGGCGGTCTGGAGGTATGGTTAAACAAGGAAGTGGTGGCGCGATTTGGGGCAGTTCGCGAGGAGGTGCTGAGGGCTTTCGACATCGAGCGAGGCAAAGTCTTCGTTGCCGAAGTGCATCTCCCTGCGGTGGCTGGTTACGCGCTACGCCCAGTGCTGTACCGGCCCGTGCCCAAGTTCCCCTATGCGCCGCGTGACCTGTCGGTAGTGGTCGACCAGCAGGTGCCCGCCGAGAGCTTGGTAAAGGCTATTCGCAAATTCGGCGGCGGTCTGCTTCGTGAAGTGCAAGTGGTGGACCTTTACGCTGGCAAACAAATCCCGCAAGGGAAGAAGAGCCTGACGTTCTCTTTGGTGTTCCAAGAGGAAACTCGAACCTTGAGGGACGCCGAGGTGGACGAGGCAATGCGGAGGATCATTGAGGGTCTGCACGCGGAAACGGGCGCTGTGCTGAGGTCTTGACGGCAACGGGGAGCCATGGATTTCACGCAACTTGAGAAACTGGAATCGCGTGTACGTGCGGCAGTGGACCTCATTCGGCATCTCCGCGAAGAGAATCGCCAGCTGCGCGTGCAGAATAGTCGGCTCTTGGAGGAGTTGGAGCGTCTGCAAGCCGAACGTGATACCCTCCGCGTTCAGCAACCGTATTCAAGTGGCGGTGGACAGGTAGAGGGGATGGAGGTGCTGGAAGAGGTGCGCACGCGCATTCGCCACCTCTTGCAGCGGCTCGAGAAAGAACAAACTGGCTGATTGTCGGGGGATGTCGGGGGTAAGGCTGGGGGGAGATTACTGGTAGCAACTAAGGCAAACGCACGCCATGGCGGGCGAGTATACCGTTCTCAAGGTCAATATCTTCGGGACCGACTATCCAGTTCGCGGGACCACCGACCCCGAGTACATCCTGCGGGTGGCCCGCTACGTTGACCGGAAGATGCGCGAGGTGGACGAGGCAGCCGCTGGGCGGCCTGTCCTCAAGGTGGCGATCCTCGCCGCCCTGAATATTGCTGACGAACTCTTCCGTGAACGCGAAAGTAAAGAGCGTCCCATTCGAGACTACGAAGAACGGGTACAGAGGCTTTCTGAAGAGCTGGCCGCAGTGTTGGGAGAACAGTCGGTAGCTACGTCCGGAGAGCACACAAGCACCGATCGGCGCGATCCGTCAGGCGATTGCGGCACTTAGGCTACTGGTCGTCACGCCCCCCTCATAGATGGTTCGAGTGCGGGCCACTCGCCCCCGAGGACTGGGCGAGCGCCTAATGTGATGTGGCCGCGAGCGATTGCTCGTTGGCCACGGGAGGTGGAACGGATATGGCTGTGACGACGTTGATAGTTGCCATCGCCTGTGCGGCGGTGGCGTTTGTGGCGGGATGGTTCGCAAGCAAGAAAATTGGTCAGGGGAAGATTGCCAGCGCCGAGAAGCTGGCAGAAAAGATCATCTCCGAAGCCGAGAAGACTGCCGAGGCCCTGAAGAAGGAAAAACTGCTCGAGGCCAAGGACGAATGGCTTCGGATGAAGCAAGAGTTCGAGAGCGAAACCAAGTCGCGGCGGGTAGAGCTTCAGAACCTCGAGCGGCAGCTCGCCAACCGAGAGCTCAACCTCGACAAACGGGCTGACCTGCTGAACAAGAAAGAGCGGGATCTGGAGCAGCTCAGCCAGCAACTGAAGCAGGAATCGGCAGCAGTACACAAGCGACAGGAGGAACTGGACCGCCTCATCGAGGAGCAGAACGCCCGCCTGGAGAAGATCTCCGGTCTTTCCCACGAGGAGGCCAAGAAACTCCTCATGGACAACCTTCTCGAGAAGGCCAGACACGAGGCCGCCCAGATGATCAAGGAGATCAAGGACCAGGCGCGGCAAAATGCCAACCGGGAGGCACGAGAGATTGTCCTGCAGGCCATCCAGCGCTCTGCGGCTGACCACTCGGTGGAGACGACCGTGTCGGTGGTCAATTTGCCCAACGATGAGATGAAAGGGCGCATCATCGGCCGCGAGGGGCGCAACATCCGCGCCTTCGAGATGGCCACCGGCATCGAGATCATCGTCGACGACACACCCGAGGCGGTCATTCTTTCTGGTTTCGACCCGCTGCGCCGCGAAATCGCCCGACTGGCCCTGGAGAAGCTCATCGCTGACGGCCGCATTCACCCGGCGCGCATCGAGGAGGTAGTGCAGAAAACGGCCCAGGAGGTGGAAGAGAGCCTCTCCCAGGTGGGCGAGAAGGCAATGTTGGAGACAGGGGTGCACGGCCTTCACCCCGAGCTGGTCAAGCTCCTTGGCAAGCTCCACTACCGCACCAGCTACGGTCAAAATGCCCTCCAGCATGCCATCGAGGTTTCGTATCTGGCGGGACTGATGGCCGCCCAGCTCGGGCTGGATGCGAACCTTGCCAAACGGGCTGGCCTGCTGCACGACATCGGCAAGGCCATCGACCGCTACACCGAGGGGACGCATACTCAGATTGGCGTCGAGCTGGCGAAGAAGTATGGCGAGAACCCCGCAGTGGTGAACGCCATCGCCGCCCACCACGAGGACGTCGAGATCACTTCTCCGATTGCCATCCTTGTGCAGGCGGCCGATGCCATCTCCAGCTCCCGTCCAGGTGCGCGGCGCGAGTCGTTGGAAAGCTATGTGAAGCGCCTCGAGAAGTTAGAAGAGGTGGCCAAGTCCTTCAGCGGGGTAGGCAGGGCTTACGCCATCCAGGCCGGAAGGGAGATTAGGGTGATGGTTGAGCCCGACAAGGTGAACGACGCAATGGCTGAGCAGCTTTCCTCTGACATCGCACAGAAGATACAGGCGGAAATGGAGTACCCAGGGCAAATCAAGGTCACCGTCATACGCGAGTATCGGGCGGTGGACTATGCGAAGTGACCCATTCAGGCCTTGGGAACGAAAGACGCACTAGCCAGTAGAACCAGATGAGCGCCAGGATCATTGACGGCAAGGCCATTGCGGCACAGGTTATGGCAGAGGTAGCCAGGGAAGTGGCGGATCTTCGCGCGCGAGGCGTGGTGCCAGGCCTGGCCGTCATCCTGGTTGGCGACGACCCCGCCTCCGCAAGCTATGTGCGCGGCAAGCGGAAGGCGTGCGAGGAGCTGGGTATGCGGTCGGAGACTGTCCACCTCCCGGCGCACACCACGCAGAGCCAGTTGCTCAACACTATCGAGGAGCTCTGCACGGCGGGGTGGGCACATGGCCTCCTGGTGCAGCTGCCGCTGCCTGGCCACATCGACGAAAAGGTAATCATAGAAGCCATCCCCCCGTCGATGGACGTGGATGGCTTTCACCCGGTCAATCGGGGGAGGTTGACTTCCGGCGAGGATACATTCGTTCCCTGCACGCCCGCAGGCATTCAGGAGTTGCTGTTGCGCTCCGGGTATGACCCTGAGGGTCGACACGTGGTCATCGTCGGGCGCAGTCAAATCGTTGGGTTGCCTCTGGCGATTCTCCTGGCCCAGAAGCGCGCGGGAGCCAATGCTACCGTGACCATCTGCCACAGCAGGACCAGGAACCTGGCGGAGGTGACCAAGACCGCAGACATTCTGGTGGCGGCCATCGGTTCGCCAGCTACGATTCGGGCAGAGATGGTGCGCGCCGGCACGGTGGTCATAGACGTCGGAGTCAACAGGGTGGAGGATCCCTCGAGCCCCAAGGGGTATCGACTGGTGGGGGATGTGGATTTTGCCGCGGTGTCGCAGGTTGCGGCGGCCATCACCCCGGTGCCAGGAGGTGTGGGGCCGATGACCATCGCCATGCTCATGAAGAATACACTCAAGGCGGCCAAAGCCTCGCTTGCCGGCCACTGACCGCCCAATGCGCCAGTAGCTCAATTGGACAGAGCGTTGGCCTCCGGAGCCAAAGGTTCCGGGTTCAAGTCCCGGCTGGCGTACTAATGGCTCTTCTACCCAGTGCTCCAGTGATGAGAAGACAAGCCCGCTTTCCACCTCACGCAGGCAGATAGATGAGCGCCATACCCAGCCAGAAGATCGTGCAGGTTACCATCACCGCCCAAAACGCCGGGATGATCTACGACGAGGGTACGGAGCTGGACTCGCCCGAGTGGCGCCTTGCTTTCCAAGAAGCGCTGGTGCGGCAGTACCGCTTTACGGTGGGGGAACTGAAGATTACTGTTGAGGGCGAACGTGCGGTGCTACGCTGGACACCACCCGCTTTCGATGCGGTTGCCGAGAGCTACCACCGTAAGGCTCTGGAACTTGCCCGGCAGCGGAATTTCCCACAGGCCGCCCAGCAATGGAAGCTGGCCTGTGACACCAACCCCGACGACCCGCACTACTGGTTCAACCTCTCCATTGCCCAGTTCGAGCAGGGTGACTTGACCAACGCCATCTCCTCGCTGGAACGAGTGCTCGCTATCTGCCCTGTGTACCATCGGGAGTATTTCTTGCTCGGCCGGGCTTTTATCAAGCTGCGCAAGTTTGCCGATGCACGGCGCTGTTTTGCTGAAGGGCTGAAGTTCGAGCCCGACAACCTTGCCGGTCTCATCAACCTTGCGGCCACGCAGAGTATCCTGCGAGAGCACGACAACGCCATCGCCACCTACGAGCGAGTATTGGCTCTCAAGCCGAACGAGCCCCGTGCCTACTTTGGCCTGGCCAAAATATACTCGGCTCTAGGAGACATAGAAAAAGCGAACGACTGCTTCCGAAAGGTCGTCGAGTTGGATAAGACTGGCGTTCTTGCGCCCTTGGCTCGGCACTCGATCGTGGTCACCAGGCCGGCTGCACCGCAGCAGTCGGGTCCAATCGCACTGGGTACCGACGAGCTCTTCTCCTCAGGCTACCGAGCGCTGGCAGAGGGGGACTATGATAACGCCAGGCGCCTTCTGGAGAGCTATCTCGAGAAGAAGCGCAAGGATGCGCGCGCCTGGTCCCTGTTGGCAACGGCCTATATGCGCCTTGGCGACCTGGCGAAAGCCGACGAGGCATGCGCACAGGCCATCAAGCTTGAGCCGAACGAAGGGACTCACCACAAGAAACAGGGGATGGTCCGCGATCTGCTGGGGGATCCCGCGGGCGCACACGAGTCGCTCTCCCACGCGGCCAAGCTCGGACGAGTGGACAGCACTACGCTTGGGTTGATGGGCAAATCTCTTGTGCTCTTGGGCCGGTTCAGAGAGGCTGCCGAGGTTCTCGAGCAAGCCTTGCGCCAGAATCGCAACAACTTGCTTGCTCACTATTACGCCGCCGCTGCCTACCGGGACATGGGCTCGCCCGCCAAGGCTCAGGAGCACCTGCAGCACATTCTCACGGTGCGCGTTGCCAGCCCGCTGAAAGAGCGCGCCGAGCGCCTCTTAGCAGACTTGGGCAGAGCGCCTGCGTGAGTGTGAATCCGCGGGGCCCTTTCTTTGGGCCCGCGCCACCTCTTCACCATGCCCCAGCTACTTTCCTTCGAGGCTCGCTGACCAAACGTCCCTCGGGTGTTCGCCTCTCCATTCAAGAAGAACGCACTCACAGACGGCCTGCGTGTCCGTTTCACTCCATCGCAGCCATGCTAGCCACAGATCTTCGCCCGACCCCGTTTTGCCCTCGCAAGGTTGCGACGTAAAGATGGGCGCAGCTGCCATGAGTTGCACCGGTCTACGCTTGGCTCTGGCAATTCCCAAGTGGGGGGAGGCACAGAGTAGGAAACGTCGGTGCAACAGGAGTGGCCGTGACGCCACTAGCCTCACCCAGAGAGGGGTTCTGGCGATGACGGAGGGGCTGCAGAGAGGAAGAGTGGCGCGCGAGCAGGACCTCTTAAAGGAGCCACGAGACTCACAGCGCTAAGGCCACTACTCTACTCCAACGGAAGCACGCGTGGCTTCTCGCGCTCCAGTTCTTGCATGACTAAGACCTCGGCGTCAAACGCGACTTTGTCGATGCCTGACACACGCAGGAGGAGCTCGAAGTACTCCGGCACTTTGCCGCACTTCTTGCGCAGCAACTCTTCGAGCAAGGCCAGCTTCGAGGGCTCGGTCAGATGCTTCACTGCCTCGGGTGCCCCCAACGAGCCGAATGAGGCCACCACAAGGATGGCGTTTTTCTTCGGACCGGGCAGCTTCAGGATCAGGGCCAGGTCCTCGTTCGGCCCTTCTGATGCCAAAGGGCTCTCGAACACGCGCATAGAATCTGAGCCAGGAGGG from Calditrichota bacterium includes the following:
- a CDS encoding bifunctional 5,10-methylene-tetrahydrofolate dehydrogenase/5,10-methylene-tetrahydrofolate cyclohydrolase, encoding MSARIIDGKAIAAQVMAEVAREVADLRARGVVPGLAVILVGDDPASASYVRGKRKACEELGMRSETVHLPAHTTQSQLLNTIEELCTAGWAHGLLVQLPLPGHIDEKVIIEAIPPSMDVDGFHPVNRGRLTSGEDTFVPCTPAGIQELLLRSGYDPEGRHVVIVGRSQIVGLPLAILLAQKRAGANATVTICHSRTRNLAEVTKTADILVAAIGSPATIRAEMVRAGTVVIDVGVNRVEDPSSPKGYRLVGDVDFAAVSQVAAAITPVPGGVGPMTIAMLMKNTLKAAKASLAGH
- a CDS encoding tetratricopeptide repeat protein; the encoded protein is MSAIPSQKIVQVTITAQNAGMIYDEGTELDSPEWRLAFQEALVRQYRFTVGELKITVEGERAVLRWTPPAFDAVAESYHRKALELARQRNFPQAAQQWKLACDTNPDDPHYWFNLSIAQFEQGDLTNAISSLERVLAICPVYHREYFLLGRAFIKLRKFADARRCFAEGLKFEPDNLAGLINLAATQSILREHDNAIATYERVLALKPNEPRAYFGLAKIYSALGDIEKANDCFRKVVELDKTGVLAPLARHSIVVTRPAAPQQSGPIALGTDELFSSGYRALAEGDYDNARRLLESYLEKKRKDARAWSLLATAYMRLGDLAKADEACAQAIKLEPNEGTHHKKQGMVRDLLGDPAGAHESLSHAAKLGRVDSTTLGLMGKSLVLLGRFREAAEVLEQALRQNRNNLLAHYYAAAAYRDMGSPAKAQEHLQHILTVRVASPLKERAERLLADLGRAPA
- a CDS encoding cell division protein ZapA; translation: MAGEYTVLKVNIFGTDYPVRGTTDPEYILRVARYVDRKMREVDEAAAGRPVLKVAILAALNIADELFRERESKERPIRDYEERVQRLSEELAAVLGEQSVATSGEHTSTDRRDPSGDCGT
- the zapB gene encoding cell division protein ZapB — translated: MDFTQLEKLESRVRAAVDLIRHLREENRQLRVQNSRLLEELERLQAERDTLRVQQPYSSGGGQVEGMEVLEEVRTRIRHLLQRLEKEQTG
- a CDS encoding phenylalanine--tRNA ligase subunit beta, with the translated sequence IRRTSKALAISTESSQRFERGVDPNGVLYASDRAAQLMAQLCGATVARGVVDVYPAPIERRKLQLRGQRVRQVLGAEIPLQECATILSGLGAEVEERGDSLHVQVPTYRPDLEREIDLIEEVARVWSYDRIPARVVAPVDSSRPQVISDAVVEKGRECLVGLGYYEACTVSLLSTRHAALFAEEQELVRLKNPLTEEYSALRPSMIPGLLQVCAHNLNRGVTSIRAFEIGRCFGATGDGYTEWKALGMVLVGLVRPRSWAGEHREVNLFDVKGHLSALFETWRLSEVEFAPGKWQVCTKGGLEVWLNKEVVARFGAVREEVLRAFDIERGKVFVAEVHLPAVAGYALRPVLYRPVPKFPYAPRDLSVVVDQQVPAESLVKAIRKFGGGLLREVQVVDLYAGKQIPQGKKSLTFSLVFQEETRTLRDAEVDEAMRRIIEGLHAETGAVLRS
- the rny gene encoding ribonuclease Y, producing MAVTTLIVAIACAAVAFVAGWFASKKIGQGKIASAEKLAEKIISEAEKTAEALKKEKLLEAKDEWLRMKQEFESETKSRRVELQNLERQLANRELNLDKRADLLNKKERDLEQLSQQLKQESAAVHKRQEELDRLIEEQNARLEKISGLSHEEAKKLLMDNLLEKARHEAAQMIKEIKDQARQNANREAREIVLQAIQRSAADHSVETTVSVVNLPNDEMKGRIIGREGRNIRAFEMATGIEIIVDDTPEAVILSGFDPLRREIARLALEKLIADGRIHPARIEEVVQKTAQEVEESLSQVGEKAMLETGVHGLHPELVKLLGKLHYRTSYGQNALQHAIEVSYLAGLMAAQLGLDANLAKRAGLLHDIGKAIDRYTEGTHTQIGVELAKKYGENPAVVNAIAAHHEDVEITSPIAILVQAADAISSSRPGARRESLESYVKRLEKLEEVAKSFSGVGRAYAIQAGREIRVMVEPDKVNDAMAEQLSSDIAQKIQAEMEYPGQIKVTVIREYRAVDYAK